CCAATTTGGAAGCATTTGGCATATTGAAGCAagaactttggtggcaagaaagTTGTTTTCGgggtattttataaattaaatgccTGAGGAGGTTGGGGCTCTAGCACCTTCAGGAGGAGTTATCCTTTccctttgctttacagatgaggaaaatgaggcacagggaTGGGGAAACGATTTCCCTGAGTCACATTTGTGGTAAAATGGCCAAAGGAGCCAGATTGAATGCCTCAGTTGACATCCCTCTAGACGTCAGTGCCCcacccatcccctcccccactggtCCTTCTCTCCCTAACTGCCATGGAATTCTGCAACCCCAACAGTCTGCGTTACTTCACAAGGGACAGTTGCTGTGGAAGTTTGCTTGGTGACTCCGGTCGTGAATAAATGGGCCAAACCTGGGGCGCAGGTGTTCAAAGGGTGACTCGCTGGTGTGGCTGCAGACCCCTAGGTAAGcaggagtgggggtgaggggaaacaTCAGTCTGACTTGGGGTTCATCTCGTAGGGGAGGCAAGGCTGGGACTGTGGATTCTtggctgcttttcttttcttctgatcaAAAGCCTCCCATAGAAGGCACTTGGACAACCCCTTTGTCCCAGGGACCTCTCAGTTGGATAAGAGATCCCAAAGTCTGAGACGACTCTCTGTCCCCCAAATCTCCCTGACTGGCCTGGCTCCTTGCACTGTCGTGCGGGTTACActgctgtgtgtgtctgtctcagaGCTCCCCTGGTGGACCATGAGCTATGTTCTGGTGAAGGCAATGGTCAGGTTGGCTCTTTCATCTTTGTACCTTGAGGGCTTTGAATACCTGACGCTGCCTCAGCTTCGAACGCACTGGGGCAGCCAGCACCGCAAAGGCTTGACCTCTTTCCTCATCACCCGTCACGGTGTTTGTGGCCTTCCGTAGGGGAAGACTCTAGGTCCCATGTTGGTGCTTTCTCCTCTGGGGAGCCTGGTAGCATATTTCCTCAGCTGGTGGCTTAGTGGCTGGAACTCTGGACCTgggcacttactggctgtgtgagccCGGGCTAATCACTgaacttctgtgtgcctcagtttccttagctgtcaAATGGGAACAGTCATAGCACCTGATTCCCAAGGTGGTGAGGATTAAGGGAAATAGTATAGGTAAGGCACTTTGCAGAAGTGAAAGCACTTTTGAAAATGATTATTCCCATCCATAGCAATGGACCTGAGATCCCAAAGCCTCTTTGCCAGGCAGGGATTTTGTTCCCAGTGGAGCTTGGAGTGGGTGTATGGGCCTGGCTCTTCCTATCTGTACTCCCCAATTTCTGTCTGGATGCCCTGTTCCTTTCTGGAATTCAGGGCTCACTTTGCTGAGGAGACCTGAAGACCTGCAGTTGGGGCTTGTGTTGATGTGAGTCATGAGGGACAGGTCTTGGTTGCCTTGCCTGCCTTCATCctactttatccctttcctcTGGTTTCCTCCTTGGGATATGGATTCTTCCTGTGGGGAATGGATCTGCTGGGGATTTGCATCCCCTCTAGCTCCCAGGGTGTTGAATTGAAGGGAACTGATCAACATGAAGAGGGGTCATGTTGACATTGGTGAGCAGTGGGGTGCTGGCCCGAGGTTGCTTTGCGGAATTGTAAGCCATCAGAGGGAGGATGTTGGGTTCCTGGGGCTTCTGCGTCCTCAGGACAGCAGTATGAAATGAGCATGCGAGCTCCTTCTGATGCCCCATGGCCTCCCTGGGCTGGGTTGCCTAAGTACCCAACCAATTCCTTACTGCATTTGGGGTGTAAAGCATCTGAGGGAGAAGAATGCCAGGTAGTTGCTGGGCCGGCACTCCACCTTCGTTCCCTATTTGCCCCTGCCTCCCGATCCTGGCTCAGTTTAAGGGGCAGCAGCCTGTGATGTCTGACCCATGTCGGAGAGAGGTTTGACTTCTGGGCCTCTCTCTCCAAGTCAGTTCTCTCTTCCTTGCCTCACCCTGGGACCACAGATGTACACTCACTGGTCCCTGTGGCCCGCCAGCCAGGCGCCAAGGCTCCTATTAATCACTTTCTTCCTGCCCAGCGTGCTGCTAGGTGCTGACCTCCCAGCTTGCTGCCAAGACACAAAGATCAAATGGCACTTGTTGGATCTTCTAACAGCTTGAGAATATTCAGATGACaattaggaaggaagggaatgctTTCTCTGTGCCTGGCCCTGGGCTTAGCGTGGCAGATACAAGCAAGCCAAGCTGCTGCCAGCCTTCATGGGGCATTTAGGTTCTTACATGGTAGATAACACAAGGAAGTGGTAACCAGTGTGGGGCATGGACTGAAACATAGTACCCAGAATGAGTACACTTGACTTTGAACTGTTGATTTGATTCCTTGCAACCATTTAGCCTTTCTGAGATCACTGCTGCCTTTCCAATGTCGTCGAAACACCTACGACCTCCAGAGAGATGGAGTGCAGAGACTGGAAAGGGAGCCAGTGAGATGCATCAGCATCAGAAAATACGAAGGTATCCAGATTGCTGCTGCAGTGAAGACATTCTTGGCATCTGAAGATGCTCCCAATGGCTAGTGCATTCAGGGTGGAGGGATGGGAGTGATCTTAAAGCCTGGACCTGGTCCCCTTCCCCTGAGCAACCCTGGAGCCTGCTTCAGATGATTTTTCTCAGCAGGTGACATGGGAATTCTCATTTTGACCTTCCCTTCTGCTCTGAAATTGCAGATGGCACCATGGGGACCACCATAGGCTCTGGGAGAGTCCTGGAGGCCCACAGAAATGAGACGGTGTGGCTGCAGCAGATGCAGGAGGAAGAGGGTTTGAGCACTTTTTCCAGGTTAGCCTGGGGCCAAGGGACCCGCATGGGTGCAGCAGCCCAGGGCAAGGGGTATTGGGCAAAATTGAGTGACCTGAGGGATGGGGGACAGAAaccattatttaaaataatttaggaaCCGTATGGGGAATCTGGCCCCTGTTGCAAGGCAGAGTCACAGGAACTGAGAAAGCACAAACAAACAAGGACAAGCATGTGTCCCATTACACTCCTGCTCCAAGCTCTGCCATTTTggcctgttttccttccttccttcccctcctctttcttttcttcttttcctttctttctccttccatccttctctcccttcttgcctccctctatgccaggcattgtacggAGCCCAGAGAATGAGACGTTCTCTTCTCTGTTGACTGGATCTTGTGTTCTAAAGGGATCTGACCAGTCTTCTGGACTTGCCCTTCCTATGCTCCATCAGTATCTGGCTTCCCCAAGGCTAAGTGGGCAAGGCAGGACAATGGAGACAGGCCTGAGTTTGGTGTCAGCATCTATCTCCAGCCCTCCTAGTCTGTGCTAGCTCCCTAGGCCTCTGTAAATAGTGGGAGCTGGGCCAGAAGGCTTCCAAGGTCCCATCCATTCAAATGGTGGTCCAGTGATGATGGTAGTACTCTCAACACTGTGCTTGGTGCTGTGGGAAACATGGAGGGAAGTAGGAGAtgttgaggggagaggagacccaggcaagcagcaagggcagggcaggggagagTTTGGTGCCGATGTGCAGGCCCTGCAGAGAGTCTAGGACCCAGATTGgaaaccagaagggaccttggaggtcctgGAGTCCAAGACTCTCATTTtcacagacgaagaaactgaggtacgcaggcaaaatgacttgcccatggtcccctagctagtcagtgtctgaggctgaatttgaactcaggccttcctgattccaggccagtgctctatccactgtgagttccttaagggcagggaacaTATTCGGGATTTTCTTTGTTTGCCAGGCATAGGTTTgtagactgagagacagagcCTCCCAGATTGGCGATGCCTAGGGCCGTGGTGTCAAGACCCTATTTTCTGCGTCCTGCAGGGGGTCTGGCCCCAGGAGGCCCAAGAGCAGTCAGCACCACCAGCAGCTACTTGCGGTCAAAGAGAGCTTGGAGAAGCTGGTCCCGGGGGTGGCTGAGAACGGCTCCGTCTCTTGTGGGACCCAAAGCCAAGCAGCAGCGGTCCTCTCGCTGCCTGCCTCCCCTACGGAGTTCCCCAGAATGTCAGGGAACCTGCCATGCTCAGGTAAGCTCGTACCCGTCGTGGAGATTGGCGTCAGCGATCAGCAGAGTGCCGAGAAGTGCCTGGTGGTGAGCAAGGCTAGCACAGGTCCTCTCTTTGGGCCAGTTCTACTACTGTGGCTTGGTTCCCTCTGTGCCCTAAATCTGCAACAAGGATCTGACAAGATATCGGGGGTGAAAGGTTCGGAGGAAGGGTGGGTCTCCATTGTCTTCTTCTCTCCGTAGAGAGCACAATGGACCAAGGTGAGGCGCCCAGGAAGCTTCCTCAGAGCATCAGGTAGGAGGAGCCGCAGGTATCTGTGAGCACAAGTGGCAGGGAGAGACCACACAGGATGGTCCCAGAGCTGGCCAAGGGATCCACGAATTCAGTGCTGCTAAAGTGCCACTGTGTGCCTCAGTGAGCAAAACATCCCGGCACTGCGGGGAGGTCTGCCCTCTGGACGCTTTGACTCAGCCTCTTTCAGAACCTCCAAGGCAAGCTAGGCTTTTGGGGAAAAGCCGCCATCCAGATGAGCTTGGGGTCCCCAAGGCATTCCAGAGATCCTTAATATGGTCCTTGCACAACTCATGCTGACACCCAGCTAAGGCATCCAAAATAACTTCCTTCTCAGAATCAGCCTTTAAGAAGAGTCTGGTTAGTGGGGCaggtgaaaggaaaggaggaggccaTTCCCTAAGTTCTCTGGATGATAAGACCTCAAACTTAttggtgtgactttgggcagatgacgtttctgggcctcagtttccttctctgtcaaatgggTGAATTGGAAGGCctctcaagctttcttgatgcTCAGTTGGTGACAAAGTGGTGGTGGATCCTGAGTAAACGCTCCTTGTGGCCTTGGTGGGTGGCTCCAGGAAGAATTTTGGCCTCCAGTGGAGAGGGAggtgttctctctccctccctccccatataATCTCGTCTACCATGTATAGGtgacctacacacacacacacacacacacacacacacacacacacacacacacacacacctccctgtGGACATTCCCAGTAGGATGTGAGCCTCTGAGAGCAGAACTTGTTCAATCTTTACTGCTGGAACCTCAGAACCTAGAACAAGGCTTTTTGATGGAGGAGGTGCTTAGAAAAGTTGTGTTTGATTTAATCAGACACATATGATTCcgtagcagtgtgtgtgtgtgattctcaTCCTGGCTGTTGGCATCTGGTGTTCCTGTAAGATTGTGCGTTCTCTGAGGGCAGGTGGGGACTTGACCTTTGTCCCTCCCCAGGCCAAGATAGAGCCCTCCAGGAGTGAGTGCCTAGGCCTGTGATTATTAAAGTGTGCCAGGTCTAggatgtggagggaggaggaaggctgAGACTCCACCTGTCAGGGCCTGGCTGCTTGGGCTGTGGCAGGGGGCTGCTGTCATCTGTCCCAGGGCACCCATGGGTGCTGATTCTGCCCCCACAGGCGGAGGTGGAGCTACAAGCAAGCTGTCAGTAAGGCGGCTGAGAAATGGCACCACATGGACGATGAGGCTCTCACTCCTCCTTGCACCAAGACAGCCTTACCAGTCTGCCCCGGCCGCAAGGTAAGGCAGGTGAGGCACACTCCCCATCCTGGCTGCTGCTAGGCTGGCGCCATGCCCAcgccttcctccttctctccctgggCAGGTGGTGCAGCCCGTACGAATGTTCCTACAGACAGTGCGAAAGAAGCAGATGCTCGTGACGTTGACCTCCGCCAGCCGACCCAGTGTCATGAAGTCGTTCATCAAGCGCAACACTGTCCACCATCTGGATGCCGAGGTCAGCACCGGGGCCAGGGGTAGCCACCAGAGGAACTTCTCTGCTTGGCCTGTGCCTGGGACTTCCACGGGACAGCTGGGAGTGCAGTTTTGCGTTGGTGACCTTCTCAGAGAACTGGGGTCCAAATAGTCCAAGCAGTGCCTGTACGTGAGCCAGAGGTGTGGTTTGAGTGTAGAGAGGATGCAGGTTTAACCCTGGCACTCTAGGTCCTGACTAAGAGCTGAGGCTCAATTGAACGTTCCATGTGGGTTGTATACAGAATCGTCTTAGGAGATGAGTTTTCTTCAGTGGTGTGTCAGCCCCATAGTGTGCATGAGCATCAAGGGAAACTCAGATTACTCTGCTTAGTTTGCCCGAGGTTTTAGAGGAAATGGCTGGGTCAGAGGTTGGGCAGGCAGGCAGCCCCCCTGCCCTGGAGCAGCCTGGAGGACTGGCTTCAAGGGCAGGGCTGCCCAAGGCCTCTGGCTGTGTGCCTGGCAGAGGTGTGTGAGGCAGCGAGAAGACTTAATGCCAggttttcctccttctctcctttcacagGGCACTTTTGTCCTGAGTAATCCACCCACCTATCATCTTAGTAGTATAgccacccatccccaccctccCTTCTGGACCACTACTTCCTGAAGTGCTAGAATGCCTTGTTTTACACGTGAACTTTGTGAGTGTGTCAGCAGAGTAACTCCCTGGGGAAGGGAGCCCCAGGAGGTCGAGTCGCTggttcagggtcacccagcaagtCCTTGCAGGGCTTGTCCCGGGTTGCTGGCCCAGCACAGATGGCCCAACACGGGCATTCCCTTTGCACTGTGGGCAGCCACGACCCAGCGCCTGACCCTCCTGGATCCTGAGGCCTCAGTCCTGGGCTCTTGCCAGCAAAGAAACAAATGGCCCCCTGGTCTACCTTGCCCCTGATTTTCCCCCATACCCTGGCTCGATGGTAGGCGATGATGCTCCCCTCTTTAGAATGCTAGTATTGACCTTTTCAGCTCCTGTTAGTGAGAAAAACTATGTTTTCAAAGTCTCATTCCTAATTCCCAGAGTCTCTGAGAGATCCTTCTTAAGGAGCTTGTACCTGTCCTTTGAGTTTGGTCTAAGGAGCACACCACTGTTGGGGCTGGTTCCTGCTCCCAGGGGCATTCCACAAACTTTCTGGTCAGTTGATTTTAAAGTTGTGGAAATGACTTGCCTTTTGGAATTGAAGTGGGGGTAGAGCCATGAGACAGACCTTGAGTGATGAAGGAGAAGGGAACCTGAGTCTTGGACAGAGAAAAGctcatcaccatcatcagcctgtgggaatcaggaaaggcgcCTGGGGAAGCAGGGCAGCTGCGTCTGTAACTTTGTGCGGAGGACTGCACAGTCTCGCCTACTTCACTGTGCCCAGCTAGGGGTACTGCCCCCAGGATCCCCACATCCTAAGGCCAGGAGTTTTCTGTAAGGGGTCTGGGGGTTATTTGGGAGAGTTCTCCCACTTACCTAAATCTGGGTTCCTGGGGTGAGATTCTTCCTGGCCTTCTTGGCTACTTCTTAAGAGTTCAGGGCTGATTCTGTCTTGGAACATTCGCATGCTTCCTCCAAGGGGAGCAGCCTTTTCCATTTATGTTCTAGAGACCAGAAAGAGCCCAGCAGGTGATTAGTACTCAAGGAGACCATATTTTCCTCCTTCTGGGAATGAGGAGTTCCTTACCTTGAAGCCTTGGGGAACGGGGTAGCATTTCTGGCCAGAGTTGTGGTGTCCTGGCTCTCCTCTGAGGAGAGCTTTGTCCCACAATGACCTACTGAACTTGGGAGTCATGGCATTCCAGGGAAGGCAGTTCATCCCAAAATCTCTGTTTAGGGAGGGATCAGAGTGTTGTTACCTTCAAGAGATTGTGGACTCCCAGGCAGGTCACGGGATCTGCAGTGCTCTGGGCCCTTGCTTTAGCTGGTGAAGAAATGTCGATAGAGAGTGGTGGAGGGAGGTACCAAGCTGGGAATTCTCACGAGACTTGGCTGCTCCCCAAAGCACCCAAGTTTGTCAGTTAAACGTTCTTCAGGAGCTGCTGCTTAAAGCATTTCTGGGCCGAATCTTTTCAGAAAGGACTTTGGTTTCATCCATTTGAAGGACTTTTGTCTATTCGATTTGATGATCATTGGCTGACACCTGAATTTTTGAACCAAGCAAACGCAGTTGTATCAGTCATCCTGAAAATGCTGTCTCCCACTATTCTCTCCATTGTCATGCTTCCCACTCTCCCACTTCTTAGTCCACGCTG
The DNA window shown above is from Notamacropus eugenii isolate mMacEug1 chromosome 2, mMacEug1.pri_v2, whole genome shotgun sequence and carries:
- the LOC140522145 gene encoding uncharacterized protein isoform X2 — protein: MGQTWGAGVQRVTRWCGCRPLDGTMGTTIGSGRVLEAHRNETVWLQQMQEEEGLSTFSRGSGPRRPKSSQHHQQLLAVKESLEKLVPGVAENGSVSCGTQSQAAAVLSLPASPTEFPRMSGNLPCSGKLVPVVEIGVSDQQSAEKCLVVSKASTGPLFGPVLLLWLGSLCALNLQQGSDKISGVKGSEEGWVSIVFFSP
- the LOC140522145 gene encoding uncharacterized protein isoform X1; this translates as MGQTWGAGVQRVTRWCGCRPLAFLRSLLPFQCRRNTYDLQRDGVQRLEREPVRCISIRKYEDGTMGTTIGSGRVLEAHRNETVWLQQMQEEEGLSTFSRGSGPRRPKSSQHHQQLLAVKESLEKLVPGVAENGSVSCGTQSQAAAVLSLPASPTEFPRMSGNLPCSGKLVPVVEIGVSDQQSAEKCLVVSKASTGPLFGPVLLLWLGSLCALNLQQGSDKISGVKGSEEGWVSIVFFSP